From Pseudomonas poae, the proteins below share one genomic window:
- a CDS encoding ABC transporter ATP-binding protein/permease, protein MNQNAEYSAVNDAVRGQFLRRVWGLITPYWRSEEKGKAWLLLLVVLGLSLFSVAVSVWFNSWNRDFYNALEHKDYDAFTHLLMYFSVIAVVAIVTGVFTSYLQQMLTIRWRRWLTETYFTQWLGHKNYYHLEYGGYTDNPDQRISEDLNAFTSSTLTLGLGFISNLVSLVSFSVILWGVSGSIEVWGITIPGYMFWAALVYAVIGSWLTHLIGRKLIGLSNRQQRFEADLRFSLVRVRENAESIALFNGEPNEHQQLSARFGRVWSNFWSIMQLKKRLSFFTSGYSQIAIIFPFVVAAPRYFAGKIELGVLMQVAQAFGSVQGSLSWFVDAYTLLASWRATCDRLLSFGQAMQDNEGRTMGIGLQHQGGDLQVKDLSLDLADGRHLLQGADLTVAEGERLMLSGRSGSGKSTLLRAMGNLWPNGHGNIRLPAERYLFLPQKPYLPIGTLKAVLSYPQDDSAYPAARYAQVLETCRLPHLVGRLDEANHWQRMLSPGEQQRLAFARALLFAPQWLYMDEATSAMDEEDEATLYQALIDELPGLSIVSVGHRSSLKRFHGRHVRIEGGQLQEQAVS, encoded by the coding sequence ATGAATCAGAACGCTGAATATTCCGCGGTCAACGACGCGGTGCGTGGGCAATTTTTACGGCGGGTGTGGGGGTTGATCACGCCTTATTGGCGCAGCGAAGAGAAGGGCAAAGCCTGGCTGCTGTTGCTGGTGGTGCTGGGTTTGTCGCTGTTCAGCGTTGCCGTATCGGTGTGGTTCAACAGCTGGAACCGGGATTTCTACAACGCCCTGGAACACAAGGACTACGACGCCTTCACCCATCTGCTGATGTACTTCAGCGTGATTGCCGTGGTGGCGATTGTGACCGGTGTGTTCACCTCTTACCTGCAACAGATGCTCACTATCCGCTGGCGTCGCTGGCTGACGGAAACCTACTTTACCCAATGGCTCGGCCACAAGAATTACTACCACCTGGAATACGGCGGTTACACCGATAACCCCGACCAGCGTATCTCCGAAGACCTCAACGCCTTCACCAGCAGCACCCTTACCCTGGGGCTGGGTTTTATCAGCAACCTGGTGAGCCTGGTGTCGTTCTCGGTGATTCTGTGGGGCGTGTCCGGCAGCATCGAGGTATGGGGCATCACGATTCCCGGCTACATGTTCTGGGCCGCGCTGGTTTACGCGGTGATCGGCAGCTGGTTGACCCACTTGATAGGTCGCAAACTGATCGGCTTGAGCAATCGCCAACAAAGGTTTGAGGCCGACCTGCGTTTCAGCCTGGTGCGGGTGCGCGAGAACGCGGAAAGCATCGCGCTGTTCAACGGCGAGCCCAACGAGCATCAGCAATTGAGTGCACGTTTCGGGCGGGTGTGGAGCAACTTCTGGAGCATCATGCAGCTCAAGAAGCGCCTGAGCTTCTTCACCAGCGGATACTCGCAGATCGCGATCATCTTTCCCTTTGTGGTCGCGGCGCCGCGTTATTTTGCCGGCAAAATCGAACTGGGCGTGCTGATGCAGGTGGCTCAGGCGTTCGGCAGTGTGCAGGGCAGCCTGAGCTGGTTTGTCGATGCTTACACGCTGCTCGCCAGTTGGCGCGCCACCTGTGATCGTCTGCTGAGTTTCGGCCAGGCCATGCAGGACAACGAAGGCCGCACCATGGGGATCGGTCTGCAGCATCAGGGCGGCGACTTGCAGGTCAAGGACCTGAGCCTGGACCTGGCAGACGGCCGTCATTTGCTGCAGGGCGCCGACCTGACGGTGGCCGAAGGCGAGCGCCTGATGCTCAGCGGTCGCTCCGGCAGCGGCAAGTCGACCTTGCTGCGGGCCATGGGCAACCTGTGGCCCAACGGTCACGGCAATATTCGCCTGCCGGCCGAGCGTTATCTGTTCCTGCCGCAAAAACCTTACCTGCCGATTGGCACGTTGAAGGCGGTGTTGAGTTATCCACAGGACGACAGCGCTTACCCGGCAGCGCGTTATGCACAGGTCCTGGAGACCTGCCGCCTGCCGCATCTGGTCGGCCGTCTGGATGAAGCCAACCACTGGCAGCGCATGCTCTCGCCAGGCGAGCAGCAGCGTCTGGCCTTTGCTCGCGCCTTGCTGTTCGCGCCGCAATGGCTGTACATGGACGAAGCCACGTCGGCGATGGATGAAGAAGACGAGGCGACGCTGTATCAGGCGTTGATCGATGAACTGCCGGGGCTGAGCATCGTCAGCGTCGGCCACCGCAGCAGCCTCAAGCGCTTCCATGGGCGGCATGTGCGGATCGAGGGTGGGCAGTTGCAGGAACAAGCGGTGTCCTGA
- a CDS encoding response regulator transcription factor, whose translation MSDEIQVEGEELPHLLLVDDDATFTRVMARAMSRRGFRVSTAGSAEEGLTIAQADLPDYAALDLKMDGDSGLVLLPKLLELDPEMRVVILTGYSSIATAVEAIKRGACNYLCKPADADDVLAALLSEHADLDTLVPENPMSVDRLQWEHIQRVLTEHEGNISATARALGMHRRTLQRKLQKRPVRR comes from the coding sequence ATGAGTGACGAGATCCAAGTCGAAGGCGAAGAACTGCCGCACCTGCTGCTGGTAGATGACGACGCCACCTTTACCCGCGTGATGGCGCGTGCCATGAGCCGTCGCGGTTTTCGCGTGAGTACCGCAGGTTCCGCCGAAGAGGGCCTGACCATCGCCCAGGCCGACCTGCCGGACTACGCCGCGCTCGACCTGAAAATGGACGGAGACTCCGGCCTGGTGCTGCTGCCCAAGCTGCTGGAACTCGACCCGGAAATGCGCGTGGTGATCCTCACCGGTTATTCCAGCATCGCCACCGCCGTCGAGGCGATCAAGCGCGGCGCCTGCAACTACCTGTGCAAACCGGCGGACGCTGATGACGTGCTGGCCGCCTTGCTCTCCGAGCACGCCGACCTCGACACCCTGGTGCCGGAAAACCCGATGTCGGTGGACCGCCTGCAGTGGGAACACATCCAGCGCGTGCTGACCGAGCACGAAGGCAATATCTCCGCCACTGCCCGCGCCCTGGGCATGCACCGCCGCACCTTGCAGCGCAAGTTGCAGAAGCGCCCGGTACGTCGCTGA
- a CDS encoding SIMPL domain-containing protein (The SIMPL domain is named for its presence in mouse protein SIMPL (signalling molecule that associates with mouse pelle-like kinase). Bacterial member BP26, from Brucella, was shown to assemble into a channel-like structure, while YggE from E. coli has been associated with resistance to oxidative stress.), giving the protein MSRFTRSAAVLTLSASALASLPAMAADELHYNQVSLRAEASQEVARDKMIVTLYTESQNTDPAKLAAEITTTLNTALGQAREVKGVTLRQGSRNSYPIYDNKNQKITGWRERAELRLESADFPALSKLTGELLNTLKMDSMDFAIADATRKASEDALLKDAVAAFKARAQLATDALGGKGYKIVNLNFNTNGYPQPYARGAMMMKAAMADSAPTPEVEAGTSQVSMSADGVIEVQMP; this is encoded by the coding sequence ATGTCTCGTTTCACTCGCAGCGCAGCCGTTCTTACCCTCAGCGCCAGCGCACTGGCCAGCCTGCCGGCCATGGCCGCCGATGAGCTGCATTACAATCAGGTTTCCCTGCGCGCCGAGGCCAGCCAGGAGGTGGCCCGCGACAAGATGATCGTCACCCTCTACACCGAGTCGCAAAATACCGACCCGGCCAAGCTCGCCGCCGAAATCACCACCACCCTGAACACGGCCCTGGGCCAGGCGCGCGAAGTCAAAGGCGTGACCCTGCGCCAGGGCAGCCGTAACAGCTACCCGATCTACGACAACAAGAACCAGAAAATCACTGGGTGGCGTGAGCGCGCCGAACTGCGCCTGGAAAGCGCGGACTTCCCGGCGCTGTCCAAGCTCACCGGCGAACTGCTGAACACCCTGAAAATGGACAGCATGGACTTCGCCATCGCCGACGCCACACGCAAGGCCAGCGAAGATGCGCTGCTCAAAGATGCCGTTGCCGCGTTCAAGGCACGCGCCCAATTGGCCACCGATGCGCTGGGCGGCAAGGGTTACAAGATCGTCAACCTGAACTTCAACACTAATGGTTACCCACAACCGTATGCCCGTGGCGCCATGATGATGAAAGCGGCCATGGCGGATTCGGCACCAACGCCAGAAGTCGAAGCCGGCACCAGCCAGGTCAGCATGAGTGCTGATGGTGTGATTGAAGTACAGATGCCGTAA
- a CDS encoding ABC transporter substrate-binding protein: MERITLKPLLLAAGLLAFMPMAQAASTLVYCSEASPAGFDPSQYTSGTDFDASAETVFNRLTQFKRGGTEVEPGLATRWEVSQDGLTYTFHLRDGVKFHTTDYFTPTRDFNADDVLFTFNRLLDADSPFRKAYPSESPYFTDMGLNTTIKSVDKLDEHTVRFNLNSVDASFVQNLAMSFASVQSAEYAAQLLKQGKAEEINQKPVGTGPFVFKRYQKDSQIRYVANKQYWKPEDVKLDNLVFAITPDAASRLQKLKAGECQVSGYPRPADIEVMKQAPNLRVLQQAGFNLGFLAYNVTHPPLDQLKVRQALDMAIDKPAIIKAVYQSAGQLAQNALPPAQWSYDPSIKDAPYDPTKARALLKEAGVAPGTTINLWAMTVQRASNPNARMSAQMIQQDWEKVGIKANIVSYEWGEYIKRAKNGEHDAMIYGWTGDNGDPDNWLGVLYSCAAVKGSNYAKWCNPAYDKLVQQAKVSSDREQRIKWYQQAQKILKEQVPITPIANSTVFQPLRKEVQDFKISPFGLTPFYGVSLDK; the protein is encoded by the coding sequence ATGGAAAGAATCACCTTAAAACCACTGCTCCTCGCCGCCGGCCTGCTGGCCTTTATGCCCATGGCCCAGGCCGCCAGCACGTTGGTCTACTGCTCCGAAGCCAGCCCGGCCGGCTTCGACCCCAGCCAGTACACCAGCGGCACCGACTTTGATGCCTCGGCCGAAACCGTGTTCAACCGCCTGACCCAGTTCAAGCGCGGTGGCACCGAGGTCGAGCCGGGCCTGGCAACGCGCTGGGAGGTGTCACAGGACGGCCTGACGTATACCTTCCACCTGCGCGATGGCGTCAAGTTTCACACCACCGACTACTTCACCCCTACCCGCGATTTCAACGCGGATGACGTGCTGTTTACCTTCAATCGCCTGCTGGATGCCGACAGCCCGTTCCGCAAGGCTTACCCCTCCGAGTCGCCGTACTTCACCGACATGGGGTTGAACACCACCATCAAGAGTGTCGACAAACTCGACGAGCACACGGTGCGTTTCAACCTGAACAGCGTCGATGCCTCGTTCGTGCAGAACCTGGCGATGAGCTTCGCCTCGGTGCAGTCCGCCGAATACGCTGCGCAGTTGCTCAAGCAAGGCAAGGCTGAGGAGATCAACCAGAAGCCGGTGGGCACCGGACCGTTTGTGTTCAAGCGCTATCAGAAAGACTCGCAAATCCGCTACGTCGCCAATAAACAGTATTGGAAGCCCGAGGATGTGAAGCTCGATAATCTGGTGTTCGCCATCACCCCGGACGCCGCCTCGCGCCTGCAAAAGCTCAAGGCCGGTGAATGCCAGGTCAGCGGCTACCCGCGCCCCGCCGACATCGAGGTGATGAAGCAGGCCCCCAACCTGCGCGTGCTGCAGCAGGCCGGGTTCAACCTGGGTTTTCTGGCGTACAACGTGACACACCCACCACTGGACCAGCTCAAAGTGCGCCAGGCCCTGGACATGGCCATCGACAAGCCCGCGATCATCAAGGCTGTGTACCAGAGCGCCGGGCAATTGGCGCAGAACGCACTGCCACCGGCGCAGTGGTCTTATGACCCAAGCATCAAGGACGCGCCTTACGATCCGACCAAGGCGCGGGCGCTACTAAAAGAAGCAGGGGTTGCACCTGGCACTACCATTAATTTGTGGGCCATGACGGTCCAGCGCGCCTCCAACCCGAATGCGCGAATGTCGGCACAAATGATCCAGCAGGATTGGGAGAAAGTCGGCATCAAGGCCAATATCGTCAGCTATGAGTGGGGCGAGTACATCAAGCGTGCAAAAAATGGCGAGCACGACGCGATGATTTACGGCTGGACCGGCGATAACGGCGACCCCGATAACTGGCTCGGCGTGCTCTACAGTTGTGCTGCGGTCAAGGGCAGCAACTACGCCAAATGGTGTAACCCGGCCTACGATAAGCTGGTGCAGCAGGCCAAGGTCAGCAGCGACCGCGAGCAACGCATCAAGTGGTATCAACAGGCGCAAAAAATACTTAAGGAACAAGTACCTATAACGCCTATTGCGAACTCGACGGTTTTCCAACCGCTGCGCAAGGAAGTCCAGGACTTCAAGATCAGCCCCTTTGGCCTGACCCCGTTCTACGGCGTGAGTCTAGATAAGTAA
- a CDS encoding ABC transporter substrate-binding protein codes for MFKHAVLPLLVSAGLMAAAPFAQAATNLVFCSEGSPAGFDPGQYTTGTDFDASAETMFNRLTQFERGGTAVIPGLATNWDVSPDGLTYTFHLRDGVKFHTTAYFKPTRTFNADDVLFTFNRMINKDDPFRKAYPTEFPYFTDMGMDTNIKNIEKVDDHTVKFTLGTVDAAFIQNLAMSFASIQSAEYAAQLLKEGKAADINQKPIGTGPFVFKSYQKDSNIRYTGNKDYWKPEDVKIDNLIFAITTDPSVRIQKLKKNECQVTLFPRPADLKALGEDKDLKLPNQAGFNLGYIAYNVMDKVKGSDQPNPLADLRVRQALDMSVNKQQIIDSVYQGAGQLAVNAMPPTQWSYDTTIKDAKFDPEKAKALLKEAGVKEGTEIVLWAMPVQRPYNPNAKLMAEMLQNDWSKIGLKVKITSYEWGEYIKRSKGGENQAMIIGWSGDNGDPDNWLNVLFGCDSLAGNNFSKWCDKKFDGIVKEAKATSDVAKRTELYKQAQHILKDAVPMTPIAHSTVYQPMRNTVQDFKISPFGLNSFYGVSVSGK; via the coding sequence ATGTTCAAACACGCAGTCCTTCCGTTATTAGTGAGCGCTGGCCTTATGGCCGCAGCCCCGTTCGCCCAAGCGGCGACTAACTTGGTGTTCTGCTCCGAAGGGAGCCCGGCTGGTTTTGACCCAGGCCAGTACACCACCGGAACAGACTTCGATGCCTCGGCCGAAACCATGTTCAACCGTCTGACCCAGTTCGAACGCGGCGGCACCGCTGTGATTCCTGGGCTGGCCACCAACTGGGACGTGTCCCCGGATGGCCTGACGTACACCTTCCACCTGCGCGATGGCGTCAAGTTCCACACCACCGCGTACTTCAAGCCGACCCGTACCTTCAATGCCGATGACGTGCTGTTCACGTTCAACCGCATGATCAACAAGGACGATCCGTTCCGCAAAGCCTACCCCACCGAGTTCCCGTACTTCACGGACATGGGGATGGACACCAACATCAAGAACATCGAGAAAGTCGATGACCATACCGTCAAGTTCACCCTTGGCACCGTGGACGCGGCCTTCATCCAGAACCTGGCGATGAGCTTCGCTTCGATCCAGTCGGCCGAATACGCCGCCCAACTGTTGAAAGAAGGCAAAGCCGCGGACATCAACCAGAAGCCGATCGGCACTGGCCCGTTCGTGTTCAAGAGCTACCAGAAAGACTCGAACATTCGCTACACCGGCAACAAGGACTACTGGAAACCTGAAGACGTGAAGATCGACAACCTGATCTTCGCCATCACCACCGACCCATCGGTGCGTATCCAGAAGCTGAAGAAAAACGAATGCCAGGTCACCCTGTTCCCACGTCCGGCCGACCTCAAGGCGCTGGGCGAAGACAAGGACCTGAAACTGCCGAACCAGGCCGGTTTCAACCTGGGCTACATCGCCTACAACGTGATGGACAAGGTCAAGGGCAGCGACCAGCCTAACCCGCTGGCCGACCTGCGCGTGCGCCAGGCACTGGACATGTCGGTGAACAAGCAGCAGATCATCGACTCCGTGTATCAGGGCGCCGGCCAGTTGGCCGTCAACGCCATGCCGCCGACCCAATGGTCCTATGACACCACCATCAAGGATGCCAAGTTCGACCCTGAGAAAGCCAAAGCGCTGCTCAAGGAAGCGGGCGTAAAGGAAGGTACCGAGATCGTCCTGTGGGCCATGCCGGTTCAGCGTCCGTATAACCCGAACGCCAAGCTGATGGCAGAAATGCTGCAGAACGACTGGTCCAAGATCGGCCTCAAGGTGAAGATCACCAGCTACGAGTGGGGCGAGTACATCAAGCGTTCCAAAGGCGGCGAGAACCAGGCCATGATCATTGGCTGGAGCGGCGACAATGGTGACCCGGACAACTGGCTGAACGTGCTGTTCGGCTGCGACTCGCTGGCCGGTAACAACTTCTCCAAATGGTGCGACAAGAAATTCGACGGCATCGTGAAAGAAGCCAAGGCCACATCGGATGTCGCCAAACGCACCGAGCTGTACAAGCAGGCGCAACATATCCTCAAAGATGCAGTCCCGATGACACCTATCGCGCACTCGACGGTGTATCAACCCATGCGCAACACCGTGCAGGACTTCAAGATCAGCCCGTTTGGCTTGAACTCCTTCTATGGCGTGAGCGTAAGCGGCAAGTAA
- a CDS encoding OprD family outer membrane porin: MKLSSKALLALAISSITATAYAEPASQEFVPTTLAGSSAQSEAKGFIDGQSLGGTTRNWYSNEMKFRGQKFGYYKNEADKANDVTTRVSRRYNWAQGTILNYTSGFTQGTVGVSTEVAAYNYIALDRDQKDIAGGSNRTLAHSFGDAVGQWSKLGLANVKFRVSNTTLTAGRQNFSTGIIDTIGNRALPSSFEGVSFNSEELSNLSFQGGIFDRVSPRTEQSLSKFRSEYGNGQETDKVKTLGFNYQPFKSLKTSVFAANVEDFWNQYYFGATHELGDAQTLALTTGLNYYKTTDTGSKKMGKIDNDTYSLSLGLTHQAHSLTFSYQEVNGDEYFDYLHETNGIYLANSLTSDFNSPNEKSFQIAYGINMAEYGVPGLKFNVYSARGWGIDGTHYNGTAYGTTGESRSDLRLMDGEKHQEYGVGTSYAIQSGPLKATTIRGTYVTHRASAQQADGNIKEFRLVTTIPFNIL; encoded by the coding sequence ATGAAACTGAGCAGCAAAGCGCTTCTGGCCCTGGCCATCAGCAGCATCACGGCCACCGCCTACGCTGAACCCGCCAGCCAGGAATTCGTTCCTACCACCCTGGCCGGCTCCAGCGCCCAAAGCGAGGCCAAAGGCTTTATCGACGGTCAAAGCCTGGGCGGTACTACCCGTAACTGGTACTCCAACGAAATGAAATTTCGTGGCCAGAAATTCGGCTACTACAAAAATGAAGCCGATAAAGCCAACGACGTAACTACCCGCGTCTCTCGCCGCTACAACTGGGCCCAGGGCACCATCCTCAACTACACCTCGGGTTTCACCCAAGGCACCGTTGGCGTGAGCACCGAAGTTGCCGCGTACAACTACATCGCGCTCGACCGCGACCAGAAAGACATCGCCGGCGGCTCCAACCGTACCCTGGCTCATTCCTTCGGTGACGCTGTAGGCCAGTGGAGCAAACTGGGCCTGGCCAACGTCAAGTTCCGTGTGTCCAACACCACCTTGACCGCCGGTCGCCAGAACTTCAGCACCGGTATCATCGACACCATCGGTAACCGTGCGCTGCCTTCGAGCTTCGAGGGTGTGAGCTTCAACAGCGAAGAGCTGAGCAACCTGTCGTTCCAGGGCGGTATCTTCGACCGCGTTTCGCCACGTACCGAGCAGAGCCTGTCGAAATTCCGCTCCGAATACGGCAATGGCCAGGAAACCGACAAAGTCAAAACCCTGGGCTTCAACTACCAGCCGTTCAAGAGCCTGAAAACCAGCGTGTTCGCCGCTAACGTCGAAGACTTCTGGAACCAGTACTACTTCGGCGCCACCCATGAACTGGGTGATGCACAGACCCTGGCACTGACCACCGGCCTGAACTACTACAAAACCACCGATACCGGCAGCAAGAAGATGGGCAAGATCGACAACGACACCTACTCGTTGTCCCTGGGCCTGACCCACCAGGCTCACAGCCTGACCTTCTCGTACCAGGAAGTTAACGGTGACGAGTACTTCGACTACCTGCACGAAACCAACGGCATCTACCTGGCCAACTCCCTGACCTCCGACTTCAACAGCCCGAACGAGAAGTCCTTCCAGATCGCCTACGGCATCAACATGGCCGAGTACGGTGTACCGGGCCTGAAGTTCAACGTCTACTCGGCTCGCGGTTGGGGCATCGACGGTACTCACTACAACGGTACCGCCTACGGCACCACGGGCGAGAGCCGCAGCGACCTGCGCCTGATGGACGGCGAGAAACACCAGGAATACGGTGTTGGCACCTCCTACGCGATCCAGAGCGGCCCGCTCAAGGCCACCACCATCCGTGGTACCTACGTGACTCACCGCGCCAGCGCACAACAAGCTGACGGCAACATCAAAGAGTTCCGTCTGGTCACCACCATCCCGTTCAACATTCTTTAA
- a CDS encoding ABC transporter substrate-binding protein, which produces MKMLPLQAAIAAALLSVAVGISAKPLVVCTEASPEGFDPVLYTTAVTADAAAETMFNRLVDFKPGTTEVIPALAKDLPEISADGLTYTFHLRDDIKFHTTDYFKPTRNLNADDVLWSFQRQLDPNHPWHNKSLVGYPYFESMGFKELLKSVEKTDDHTVVFTLTRPEAPFLADLGMAFSSIHSKEYADQLLKSGKTEDLNAKPIGTGPFIFIRYQKDAQARFKANPDYFRGKPAVDPLILAISTDNNVRLQKLKANECQIALFPKPDDIPSIKKDPNLKVDELAAMTTSYTALNTTHKYMSDARVRHAINIAFDKAGYTEALFGKGNAVVGTGPYPPTLLGFSDKLKNPPRDLDKARALLKEAGVPEGTEFTLFTRNGGGPTNPNPMLGAQRMQADLAQIGLKVNIKVMEWGEMLKRAKNGEHDMVSAGWVGDNGDPDNFLTPNLSCDAAKNGENYARWCNKEFQDLIDKARAIAEPGQRAALYEQAQDVFDKDQPWLPMAYPKLFTAMRKNVEGFTQSPLGTNNFATTQVK; this is translated from the coding sequence ATGAAAATGCTCCCGCTACAAGCCGCCATTGCTGCCGCGCTGTTGAGCGTGGCCGTCGGCATTTCGGCCAAACCGCTGGTGGTCTGCACCGAAGCCAGCCCGGAAGGCTTCGATCCGGTCCTGTACACCACGGCCGTCACCGCTGACGCTGCGGCGGAAACCATGTTCAACCGCCTGGTGGACTTCAAGCCCGGCACCACCGAGGTGATCCCCGCGCTGGCCAAAGACCTGCCCGAGATCAGCGCCGATGGCCTGACCTACACCTTCCACCTGCGTGACGACATCAAGTTCCACACCACCGACTACTTCAAACCCACGCGCAACCTGAACGCCGACGACGTGCTTTGGAGCTTCCAGCGCCAGCTGGACCCGAATCACCCGTGGCACAACAAGTCCCTCGTGGGCTACCCGTACTTTGAAAGCATGGGCTTCAAGGAACTGCTCAAGAGCGTAGAGAAGACCGACGATCACACCGTGGTCTTCACCCTGACCCGTCCTGAAGCACCGTTTTTGGCCGACCTGGGAATGGCATTCTCTTCAATCCACTCGAAGGAATACGCCGACCAGTTGCTCAAATCCGGCAAGACCGAAGACCTCAACGCCAAGCCCATCGGCACTGGCCCGTTTATCTTCATCCGATATCAGAAAGACGCTCAGGCGCGGTTCAAGGCCAACCCCGACTACTTCCGCGGCAAACCGGCAGTCGACCCGCTGATCCTGGCAATCAGCACCGATAACAACGTACGCCTGCAGAAGCTCAAGGCCAACGAATGTCAGATCGCACTGTTCCCCAAGCCGGATGACATTCCAAGCATCAAGAAAGACCCGAACCTGAAAGTCGATGAACTGGCGGCGATGACCACCAGTTACACCGCGCTGAACACCACCCACAAATACATGAGCGATGCGCGGGTACGTCACGCGATCAACATCGCGTTCGACAAGGCCGGTTATACCGAAGCCCTGTTCGGCAAAGGCAACGCGGTAGTGGGCACCGGCCCTTATCCGCCGACCTTGCTGGGTTTCAGCGACAAACTGAAAAACCCACCCCGTGATCTGGACAAGGCCCGTGCCCTGCTCAAAGAGGCCGGTGTACCGGAAGGCACCGAATTCACCCTGTTCACCCGTAATGGCGGCGGCCCGACCAACCCCAACCCGATGCTCGGCGCCCAGCGTATGCAGGCGGATCTGGCCCAGATTGGCCTGAAGGTCAATATCAAAGTCATGGAATGGGGCGAGATGCTCAAGCGCGCTAAAAACGGCGAGCACGACATGGTTTCGGCTGGCTGGGTAGGCGATAACGGCGACCCCGACAACTTCCTCACGCCGAACCTGAGTTGCGATGCAGCCAAAAACGGCGAAAACTACGCGCGCTGGTGTAACAAAGAATTTCAAGACTTGATCGACAAGGCGCGCGCCATCGCTGAACCCGGCCAGCGCGCTGCACTCTATGAACAAGCACAGGACGTTTTCGACAAGGACCAACCATGGCTTCCCATGGCTTACCCGAAACTGTTCACCGCCATGCGCAAGAACGTAGAAGGCTTCACCCAAAGCCCTCTAGGTACAAATAACTTCGCCACCACTCAGGTGAAGTAA
- a CDS encoding ABC transporter permease subunit, whose protein sequence is MFSFIARRLGLLIPTFFGITLLTFALIRMIPGDPVEVMMGERRVDPEMHAQAMERLGLNKPLYAQYLDYVGKLAQGDLGESLRTRTSVWTEFTALFPATLELSMAALLFAGILGLLAGVIAALKRGSLFDHGVMGISLAGYSMPIFWWGLILIMFFSVSLGWTPVSGRIDLLYDIEPRTGFMLIDTLLADEPDAFWDALHHLILPAIVLGTIPLAVIARMTRSSMLEVLREDYIRTAKAKGLSPARVVFVHGLRNALIPVLTVVGLQVGTLLAGAVLTETIFSWPGIGKWLIEAIGARDYPVVQNGILLIACLVILVNFVVDILYGFANPRIRHQR, encoded by the coding sequence ATGTTTAGTTTTATTGCCCGCCGACTGGGGTTACTGATCCCCACGTTTTTCGGCATCACTTTGTTGACGTTTGCGTTAATTCGCATGATCCCTGGCGACCCTGTCGAAGTCATGATGGGCGAACGCCGCGTCGACCCCGAGATGCACGCACAGGCAATGGAACGCCTTGGCCTTAACAAGCCGTTGTATGCGCAATACCTGGACTATGTCGGCAAGCTCGCCCAAGGCGACCTGGGTGAATCCCTGCGCACGCGCACCAGCGTGTGGACCGAGTTCACCGCCCTCTTCCCGGCGACCCTGGAACTGTCCATGGCCGCCCTGTTGTTCGCCGGTATCCTGGGCCTGCTGGCCGGGGTGATCGCGGCACTCAAGCGAGGATCCCTGTTCGACCACGGGGTGATGGGCATCTCCCTGGCGGGATATTCGATGCCGATCTTCTGGTGGGGCCTGATCCTGATCATGTTCTTCTCGGTAAGCCTGGGCTGGACCCCGGTTTCCGGACGGATCGACCTGCTCTACGACATCGAGCCGCGCACCGGCTTCATGCTGATCGACACCCTGCTGGCCGACGAGCCGGACGCGTTCTGGGACGCCCTGCACCACCTGATCCTGCCGGCCATCGTGCTCGGCACCATCCCGCTGGCAGTGATTGCGCGGATGACCCGTTCCTCGATGCTCGAAGTATTGCGTGAAGACTACATCCGTACCGCCAAGGCCAAGGGCCTGTCGCCGGCGCGTGTGGTGTTCGTGCACGGCCTGCGTAACGCGCTGATTCCGGTGCTCACCGTGGTCGGCCTGCAAGTCGGCACCCTGCTGGCCGGTGCGGTACTGACCGAAACCATCTTCTCGTGGCCCGGCATCGGCAAATGGCTGATCGAAGCCATTGGCGCACGGGACTACCCGGTGGTGCAAAACGGCATCCTGCTGATCGCCTGCCTGGTGATCCTGGTGAACTTCGTGGTGGATATCCTCTACGGCTTCGCCAACCCACGCATCCGTCACCAGCGCTGA